The Canis lupus dingo isolate Sandy chromosome 4, ASM325472v2, whole genome shotgun sequence genome contains a region encoding:
- the MED7 gene encoding mediator of RNA polymerase II transcription subunit 7, translating into MGEPQQVSALPPPPMQYIKEYTDENIQEGLAPKPPPPIKDSYMMFGNQFQCDDLIIRPLESQGIERLHPMQFDHKKELRKLNMSILINFLDLLDILIRSPGSIKREEKLEDLKLLFVHVHHLINEYRPHQARETLRVMMEVQKRQRLETAERFQKHLERVIEMIQNCLASLPDDLPHSEAGMRVKTEPMDADDSNNCTGQSEQQRENSGHRRDQIIEKDAALCVLIDEMNERP; encoded by the coding sequence ATGGGTGAGCCACAACAAGTGAGTGCCCTTCCACCACCTCCAATGCAGTACATCAAGGAATATACAGATGAAAATATTCAGGAAGGCCTCGCTCCCAAGCCTCCACCTCCAATAAAAGACAGCTATATGATGTTTGGCAATCAGTTCCAATGTGATGATCTTATCATCCGCCCTTTAGAAAGCCAGGGCATCGAACGGCTTCATCCTATGCAGTTTGATCATAAGAAAGAACTGAGAAAACTCAATATGTCAATTCTTATCAATTTCTTAGACCTCTTAGATATCTTGATAAGGAGCCCTGGGAGTATAAAACGAGAAGAGAAACTAGAAGATCTTAAGCTGCTTTTTGTACATGTGCATCATCTCATAAATGAATACCGACCGCACCAAGCAAGAGAGACATTGAGAGTAATGATGGAGGTGCAGAAACGTCAACGCCTTGAAACAGCTGAGCGGTTTCAGAAGCATCTGGAACGAGTCATTGAGATGATTCAGAATTGCTTGGCTTCTTTGCCTGATGATTTGCCCCATTCTGAAGCAGGGATGAGAGTAAAAACTGAACCAATGGATGCTGATGATAGCAACAATTGTACTGGACAGAGTGaacagcaaagagaaaattcAGGTCATAGGAGAGACCAGATAATAGAGAAGGATGCTGCCTTGTGTGTCCTAAttgatgaaatgaatgaaagaccatga